The Mauremys reevesii isolate NIE-2019 linkage group 1, ASM1616193v1, whole genome shotgun sequence genome has a segment encoding these proteins:
- the WBP4 gene encoding WW domain-binding protein 4, translating into MADYWKSQPKKFCGYCKCWIADNKPSIEFHERGKNHKENVAKKISEIKKKSMEKAKEEEKMSKEFAAMEEAALKAYQEDLKRLGVKSDSIGPSSTQSKPEEKKEKKEKKKKRKVTSEAPSDETKEWVQGLSPEGYMYYYNTVTGESQWEKPEGFQDNSRNSQMTGVWVEGVSEDGQTYYYNTETGVSTWEKPEGFVSSSYESNKDGNHPEEHATADSKGSESDAEKDGNKSEVQKPETNLKMKRDSDEETEEEKPPRVKKISPYGEWQEVKQETDVAQDEAPSVPQVTSHNVSKKTNPYGNWEAVTEKEDPYEKVDLELPSTESDYLPLPVLQVPEDAKMIFKEKTVTSLGDLTEEVPIFKKRKFENGKSRNLRQRPTNQ; encoded by the exons aGCATTGAATTTCATGAAAGGGGGAAGAACCATAAGGAAAATGTGGCAAAGAAAATTAGTGAG attaaaaagaaaagtatGGAAAAggcaaaagaagaagaaaaaatgtcaAAGGAATTTGCAGCAATGGAGGAAGCTGCACTGAAAGCATATCAAGAGGATCTGAAAAGGCTTGGAGTTAAGTCAG attctATAGGTCCCAGTTCAACACAAAGTAAACcggaggaaaagaaagaaaagaaggaaaagaaaaaaaagagaaaagtcaCCTCAGAAGCACCATCAGATGAAACAAAGGAATGGGTGCAAGGACTTTCCCCTGAGGGTTACATGTATTACTACAATACTGTAACCGGAG AATCACAGTGGGAGAAACCTGAAGGATTTCAAGACAACTCTCGAAACTCACAAATG ACAGGAGTATGGGTGGAAGGAGTCAGTGAAGATGGTCAGACCTACTATTATAATACAGAAACAGGAG tatcAACGTGGGAGAAGCCTGAAGGTTTTGTTTCATCTTCGTATGAGAGCAATAAAGATGGCAATCATCCTGAAGAACACGCAACAGCAGATTCAAAGGGATCTGAATCAGATGCTGAGAAGGATGGTAATAAAAGTGAAGTACAAAAGCCAGAAACAAACTTAAAG aTGAAAAGAGACAGCGATGAAGAAACAGAGGAAGAGAAGCCCCCCAGAGTTAAAAAGATAAGCCCTTATGGAGAGTGGCAGGAAGTTAAACAAGAAACTGATGTTGCTCAGGATGAGGCCCCATCAGTTCCACAAGTTACCTCCCATAATGTATCTAAAAAGACAAACCCTTATGGAAACTGGGAGGCAGTTACAGAAAAGGAAGACCCATA tgaaaaagtggaCTTAGAGCTTCCCAGTACAGAGAGTGACTATCTGCCTCTGCCAGTACTCCAGGTTCCAGAGGATGCAAAAatgatatttaaagaaaaaacagtCACTTCCCTTGGAGACCTGACAGAAGAGGTGCCGATCTTCAAAAAGAGAAAATTTGAAAATGGAAAATCTAGAAATTTACGACAAAGACCAACTAATCAGTAA